One region of Streptomyces sp. CG4 genomic DNA includes:
- a CDS encoding MerR family transcriptional regulator yields the protein MLIGQLARRTGTSERRLRYYERVGLLTPRRQVNGYRDYDDDAEQTVAQVRDALLAAGLPTHVIRQVLPCALADGSLRPCPGVVDTLRSQLARLDQRADELARARQTLQQAIALAERAG from the coding sequence ATGCTGATCGGACAGTTGGCGAGGCGGACCGGGACGAGCGAGCGCCGGCTTCGCTACTACGAACGCGTCGGGCTGCTGACCCCGAGGCGGCAGGTCAACGGGTACCGCGACTACGACGACGATGCCGAGCAGACGGTCGCGCAAGTCCGCGACGCCTTGTTGGCTGCGGGACTACCGACCCATGTGATCCGGCAGGTGCTGCCCTGCGCGCTCGCCGACGGTTCACTGCGGCCATGCCCGGGAGTGGTGGACACCCTGCGCAGCCAGCTCGCCCGTCTTGATCAGCGCGCGGACGAGCTGGCCCGGGCGCGACAGACACTGCAACAGGCCATCGCGCTCGCCGAACGAGCCGGCTGA
- a CDS encoding transposase encodes MMTERRGSELESWLTRAENTGLKPLQCLARGLRQDFDAVTAGLTLEWNSGKVEGSVNRVKRIKRDGCGRVGFDLLRRQILFAD; translated from the coding sequence ATGATGACCGAGCGCCGCGGCAGCGAGCTTGAGAGCTGGCTCACCCGCGCTGAGAACACCGGGCTGAAGCCGCTACAGTGCCTGGCCCGCGGCCTACGGCAGGACTTCGACGCTGTAACCGCCGGACTCACCTTGGAGTGGAACTCGGGCAAGGTCGAGGGCAGCGTCAATAGGGTGAAACGGATCAAAAGGGATGGCTGTGGTCGGGTCGGATTCGACCTGCTTCGCCGCCAAATCCTCTTCGCAGATTGA
- a CDS encoding cysteine synthase family protein, giving the protein MPGALQRPAVVSRISDLIGYTPLLELATTETGSRLLLKLEMFNPTGTAKIRMARAMVDAAEAAGDLRADGRIIESTSGNTGLGLSVIAAERGYTFTAVVDHHAAADKLRAMKALGAELVYVVDDSTEELATAAREELAADMARGQDNTIFTEQHNNPANGVGYFPVAHELHRALDGRIDVLIGAVGTGGGLCGTARELGKLMSGVTVIGVEPKGSIAFGGPAHDYYQSGTGTPEGAEIGALVDFDLIDEGVKVGDVEAFATCRAVARTGLLIGGSAGGVVHEALTRLPGLPPGTTMVALVNDGGEKYMDTVFNDDWMSERDLLSPDTEREVDELLIKLRKNR; this is encoded by the coding sequence ATGCCCGGAGCCCTTCAGCGCCCCGCCGTGGTCTCCCGCATATCCGACCTCATCGGTTACACACCTCTTCTCGAACTCGCCACCACCGAGACCGGCAGCCGCCTGCTGCTGAAGCTGGAGATGTTCAATCCCACCGGCACTGCGAAGATCCGCATGGCCCGCGCCATGGTCGACGCCGCCGAAGCCGCCGGCGACCTGCGCGCCGACGGCAGGATCATCGAGTCCACGTCCGGCAACACCGGCCTCGGGCTGTCGGTGATCGCCGCCGAACGCGGCTACACCTTCACCGCCGTCGTCGACCACCACGCCGCCGCCGACAAACTCCGCGCCATGAAGGCCCTGGGCGCCGAACTCGTCTACGTCGTCGACGACAGCACCGAGGAACTCGCCACCGCCGCCCGCGAGGAACTCGCCGCGGACATGGCGCGCGGCCAGGACAACACCATCTTCACCGAACAGCACAACAACCCCGCCAACGGCGTCGGCTACTTCCCCGTGGCCCACGAACTCCACCGAGCTCTCGACGGCCGGATCGACGTACTGATCGGCGCGGTCGGCACCGGCGGCGGACTGTGCGGCACCGCACGGGAGTTGGGCAAGCTCATGTCCGGCGTCACCGTCATCGGCGTGGAACCCAAGGGCTCGATCGCCTTCGGCGGCCCTGCCCACGACTACTACCAGTCCGGCACCGGCACCCCCGAGGGTGCCGAGATCGGCGCCCTGGTCGACTTCGACCTGATCGACGAAGGCGTCAAGGTCGGCGACGTCGAGGCGTTCGCGACCTGCCGGGCCGTCGCCCGCACCGGTCTGCTGATCGGTGGCTCGGCCGGCGGCGTCGTCCACGAGGCCCTGACCCGCCTGCCCGGACTGCCACCGGGGACGACTATGGTCGCCCTCGTCAACGACGGTGGGGAGAAGTACATGGACACCGTCTTCAACGACGACTGGATGAGCGAACGAGACCTCCTGAGCCCCGACACCGAGCGGGAAGTCGACGAACTCCTCATCAAACTCCGCAAGAACCGGTAG
- a CDS encoding TauD/TfdA family dioxygenase: MSTAAAPVRQLDAHTVGELREAAGKLLAEFGTSATSPQLLARVREVAGGFSETLRHHCRPVDTADGLFVLRGLDVDDTEIGPTPAGWAAAGDSGALYDIALLLLATVMGNPIAWEGQQDGRFVHNIVPSPGHETEQTGASSTVLLSPHTEDAFHPGRAHLLMLGCMRNHDHIATTAASVRKTRLADTDVAQLTRAVVPILPDDAYEAAQHFTGDAPPAVPALFATDEGMTLRYDPAYTPLDDDADDAYRAAYGRLSDELARVSVAVSLSPGEVLVVDNDLVVHGRVPFRARYDGTDRWLKRASVRVPGRRTRPPAEASEHGYGQAALEAYAS; this comes from the coding sequence ATGAGCACGGCAGCCGCACCTGTCCGACAGCTCGATGCCCACACCGTGGGCGAACTCCGTGAGGCAGCCGGAAAACTGCTCGCCGAGTTCGGTACGTCCGCCACCAGCCCCCAACTCCTGGCCCGGGTAAGGGAAGTCGCAGGAGGCTTCAGCGAAACGTTGCGGCACCACTGCCGCCCGGTCGACACCGCGGACGGGCTGTTCGTCCTGCGCGGCCTCGACGTCGACGACACCGAGATCGGCCCCACCCCCGCCGGCTGGGCCGCCGCCGGCGACAGCGGCGCCCTCTACGACATAGCCCTGCTGCTGCTCGCCACCGTGATGGGCAACCCGATCGCCTGGGAGGGCCAGCAGGACGGCCGCTTCGTGCACAACATCGTCCCCTCCCCAGGTCACGAGACCGAGCAGACCGGCGCCTCGTCCACCGTGCTGCTCAGCCCGCACACCGAGGATGCCTTCCACCCCGGCCGGGCCCACCTGCTGATGCTCGGCTGCATGCGCAACCACGACCACATCGCCACCACCGCCGCCAGCGTCCGCAAGACCCGCCTCGCGGACACCGACGTCGCCCAGCTCACCCGCGCGGTCGTGCCGATCCTCCCCGACGACGCCTACGAGGCCGCCCAGCACTTCACCGGCGACGCCCCGCCCGCCGTGCCCGCGTTGTTCGCCACCGACGAGGGCATGACCCTGCGCTACGACCCCGCCTACACCCCCCTCGACGACGACGCCGACGACGCGTACCGGGCGGCGTACGGGCGCCTCTCGGACGAACTCGCCCGCGTCTCCGTCGCCGTCAGCCTCAGCCCCGGCGAGGTGCTCGTCGTCGACAACGACCTCGTCGTGCACGGCCGGGTCCCCTTCCGGGCCCGCTACGACGGCACCGACCGCTGGCTCAAGCGGGCCTCCGTCCGCGTCCCCGGCCGGCGCACCCGCCCGCCGGCCGAAGCGTCCGAGCACGGATACGGCCAGGCCGCCCTCGAAGCGTACGCGAGCTGA
- a CDS encoding ornithine cyclodeaminase family protein — MTDTSAAPAGTPVSGVSGDDKYLRILSTSDLAGIEISLADVVETVESAYRTLHTGLSDNPRKLTVKPEDGHSVSYAMLGRDGSRNVVAIKTSYKHGLDKGREEQHYYTALTLYDDNTGLPVAMMDCSRIGSLRTPAVSALLARECAAPGARSALVIGTGTQGRLALPFLLTTIPSLDRLMVYGTHPEGITAVREQLRAHFPDRDVEIVTDVRDAAADAHIVVATAGAHTPAAVEAGWLKPGALSVLVGHGLAPSTLHRADRVIATSEAQMHVTGTDMADADGKFPAVDAEFPAVIAGITAGRFSGTERIFAYNSGLVVTDIALGHRFAQLALAQGLGTEVPLWQ; from the coding sequence ATGACCGACACCTCGGCCGCCCCCGCCGGCACCCCAGTATCCGGAGTATCCGGCGACGACAAGTACCTGCGGATCCTGTCCACCAGCGACCTCGCCGGGATCGAGATATCCCTGGCCGACGTGGTGGAGACGGTGGAAAGCGCCTACCGCACCCTGCACACCGGCCTGTCCGACAACCCCCGCAAACTCACCGTCAAGCCCGAGGACGGACACTCCGTCTCCTACGCGATGCTCGGCCGCGACGGCTCCCGCAACGTCGTCGCCATCAAGACGTCGTACAAGCACGGCCTGGACAAGGGCCGCGAGGAACAGCACTACTACACCGCCCTGACGCTCTACGACGACAACACCGGGCTGCCGGTGGCGATGATGGACTGCTCCCGCATCGGCTCCCTGCGCACCCCGGCCGTCTCCGCCCTCCTCGCCCGCGAGTGCGCCGCCCCCGGCGCCCGCTCCGCCCTGGTCATCGGCACCGGCACCCAAGGGCGCCTGGCCCTGCCGTTCCTGCTCACCACGATCCCCTCCCTGGACCGGCTGATGGTGTACGGCACCCACCCCGAAGGCATCACCGCCGTCCGCGAGCAACTGCGCGCCCACTTCCCCGACCGGGACGTCGAGATCGTCACCGATGTGCGGGACGCCGCCGCGGACGCCCACATCGTCGTCGCCACGGCCGGTGCCCATACCCCGGCCGCCGTCGAGGCGGGCTGGCTCAAGCCGGGCGCGCTCTCCGTCCTCGTCGGACACGGGCTGGCCCCCTCCACGTTGCACCGGGCCGACCGCGTCATCGCCACCAGCGAAGCCCAGATGCACGTCACCGGGACCGACATGGCCGACGCCGACGGCAAATTCCCAGCCGTCGACGCCGAGTTCCCCGCCGTGATCGCCGGTATCACCGCCGGGCGGTTCAGCGGGACCGAGCGGATCTTCGCCTACAACAGCGGTCTCGTCGTCACCGACATCGCGCTCGGCCACCGCTTCGCCCAACTGGCCCTCGCCCAGGGGCTGGGCACCGAGGTGCCGCTGTGGCAGTGA
- a CDS encoding MATE family efflux transporter, translated as MLTTLLRDSRALSVLAVPLILTQLAQVALTTTDTVMMGLLGTTELAAGGLAIVIFNQIRTMGVGLVTSVGNQVAAAAARAEQAAAQSTDDAQEPAHPAPDEVRAVVRASLSVATLAGTVGAVVMILIGQLLTWLGQNPDVVGLTQHMLYALAPGLLPCLWFQAIRQFTVGMRRPQALLQITLASIAVNAGLNWILIHGTFGLPRLGLTGVGIATSTVYLLTFLALYAAARQDSTLAPLLSLDITRTDLAVLKRLLGLGVPIALTYGSEAGFFSVTALMAGSFGPDALAAHTAVNQLVYIVFQVAVGLSHAASINVSRELELGHHDAARRIKNTALACAAAVMTCVGILYLTLPRLALAPFLESGSDRALTIAAHLLVVTTFLQFFDCAQNIGVGLLRGLHDTKSGFRITVIGYWIVGLPAAWLLAYALGLETVGIWLGLLTGLAATAILLLRRYTAALTAAAQPLAAATA; from the coding sequence ATGCTGACCACCCTCCTCCGCGACAGCCGTGCCCTGAGCGTGCTCGCGGTCCCGCTCATCCTCACCCAGCTCGCCCAGGTCGCCCTCACGACCACCGACACGGTGATGATGGGACTGCTCGGCACCACCGAACTCGCCGCCGGCGGCCTCGCCATCGTGATCTTCAACCAGATCCGCACCATGGGCGTCGGCCTCGTCACCTCCGTCGGCAACCAGGTCGCCGCAGCCGCCGCCCGCGCCGAACAAGCGGCGGCCCAGAGCACGGACGACGCGCAGGAGCCGGCACACCCGGCACCCGACGAGGTGCGGGCCGTGGTCCGGGCGAGCCTGTCCGTCGCCACCCTCGCCGGGACCGTCGGCGCCGTAGTGATGATCCTCATCGGGCAGTTGCTGACGTGGCTCGGCCAGAACCCGGACGTCGTCGGCCTCACCCAGCACATGCTGTACGCGCTCGCCCCCGGCCTGCTGCCCTGTCTCTGGTTCCAGGCCATCCGCCAGTTCACCGTCGGCATGCGCCGCCCCCAGGCCCTGCTCCAGATCACCCTCGCGTCCATCGCCGTCAACGCGGGCCTGAACTGGATTCTCATCCACGGTACCTTCGGCCTGCCACGCCTCGGGTTGACCGGCGTCGGCATCGCCACCTCGACCGTCTACCTGCTGACCTTCCTCGCCCTGTACGCCGCCGCGCGGCAGGACAGCACACTCGCCCCGCTCCTCAGCCTCGACATCACCCGCACCGACCTGGCCGTGCTCAAGCGCCTCCTCGGCCTTGGCGTCCCGATCGCCCTCACCTACGGCTCCGAGGCCGGCTTCTTCTCCGTCACCGCCCTGATGGCCGGCTCCTTCGGCCCCGACGCACTGGCCGCCCACACCGCCGTCAACCAGCTCGTCTACATCGTCTTCCAGGTCGCCGTCGGCCTGTCCCACGCGGCGTCGATCAACGTCAGCCGCGAACTCGAACTCGGCCACCACGACGCCGCCCGCCGCATCAAGAACACCGCACTCGCCTGCGCCGCCGCGGTCATGACCTGCGTCGGCATCCTCTACCTCACCCTGCCCCGGCTCGCGCTGGCCCCCTTCCTCGAATCCGGCTCCGATCGCGCCCTTACCATCGCCGCCCACCTCCTGGTCGTCACCACATTCCTGCAGTTCTTCGACTGCGCCCAGAACATCGGCGTCGGACTCCTGCGCGGACTCCACGACACCAAGAGCGGCTTCCGCATCACCGTCATCGGCTACTGGATCGTCGGACTCCCTGCCGCCTGGCTCCTCGCCTACGCCTTGGGCCTGGAAACCGTCGGCATCTGGCTCGGCCTCCTCACCGGCCTCGCAGCCACAGCGATCCTCCTGCTGCGCCGCTACACCGCCGCCCTCACCGCCGCCGCACAGCCCCTGGCCGCGGCAACCGCCTGA
- a CDS encoding ABC transporter substrate-binding protein, whose translation MNINRRQVLWAGGALGATALLAACSSSDGGTSSDPAAGGGTPKNGGILRVGALGRASAITRDPHGTQANESDYLIIALVYDTLTAPGAKSNTVARLASSWESSTDLKTWKFKIAKGAVFHDGTPVTAEDVVWSLKRLRNTPAGAARLPGIKAENITAEATDTVVIVSDYANAEFPVLTRFTTFILKRGTKDSEIAKAPGTGPFKLDWYRGGNARLVKNDKWYGPAVHLDAIEVTLFETPQAMANALLAGQIDLASNAGAVAARTAQTRKDIQILRRPNDMAMPIVMRTAKGSPFADERVREAMRLVVDREAMVKQVLSGYGTVANDILGTGDPAYAKDIPQRTRDLAKAKSLLRDAGFDLSKTYDLITTDDIAGLADSATLFAGQAREAGIRVNVVKQESGAFWQKTWKAGDFYTTYWGTNDSVVFFASKTMVSDSGQNESGWADKEFDAAYREVIGTKDEKQRAVHLKQLQQIEYDSSGYLLWGMADGIDLAAAKVHNLPRLAGYGRVQLEGVWLS comes from the coding sequence GTGAACATCAACAGGCGCCAAGTGCTCTGGGCCGGCGGGGCATTGGGCGCGACGGCCCTGCTCGCCGCCTGCTCCTCCAGCGACGGCGGCACCTCCTCCGACCCGGCGGCGGGCGGCGGCACGCCCAAGAACGGCGGCATCCTGCGGGTGGGCGCGCTGGGCCGGGCGAGCGCCATCACCCGTGACCCGCACGGCACCCAGGCCAACGAGAGCGACTACCTGATCATCGCCCTCGTCTACGACACGCTGACCGCCCCCGGCGCCAAGTCCAACACCGTTGCCCGCCTGGCCAGTTCATGGGAGTCGTCGACGGACCTGAAGACCTGGAAGTTCAAGATCGCCAAGGGGGCGGTGTTCCACGACGGCACCCCGGTGACCGCCGAGGACGTCGTCTGGTCGCTCAAGCGGCTGCGCAACACCCCCGCCGGCGCGGCCCGGCTGCCCGGGATCAAGGCGGAGAACATCACCGCCGAGGCCACCGACACCGTCGTCATCGTCTCCGACTACGCCAACGCCGAATTCCCGGTCCTGACCCGCTTCACCACCTTCATCCTGAAGAGGGGCACCAAGGACTCCGAGATCGCCAAGGCGCCGGGCACCGGCCCGTTCAAGCTGGACTGGTACCGCGGCGGCAACGCCCGACTGGTGAAGAACGACAAGTGGTACGGCCCGGCCGTGCACCTCGACGCCATCGAGGTCACCCTGTTCGAAACCCCGCAGGCCATGGCCAACGCGCTGCTGGCCGGGCAGATCGACCTCGCCTCCAACGCGGGCGCGGTCGCCGCCCGCACCGCCCAGACCCGCAAGGACATCCAGATCCTGCGCCGCCCCAACGACATGGCGATGCCCATCGTCATGCGCACCGCGAAAGGCAGCCCGTTCGCGGACGAGCGGGTGCGCGAGGCGATGCGTCTGGTCGTCGACCGGGAGGCGATGGTCAAGCAGGTCCTGTCCGGTTACGGCACCGTAGCCAACGACATCCTCGGCACCGGCGATCCCGCCTACGCCAAGGACATCCCCCAGCGCACCCGGGACCTCGCCAAGGCCAAGTCCCTGCTGAGGGACGCGGGCTTCGACCTGTCCAAGACCTACGACCTCATCACCACCGACGACATCGCGGGCCTCGCCGACTCCGCGACCCTCTTCGCGGGCCAGGCCCGCGAGGCGGGCATCAGGGTGAACGTCGTCAAGCAGGAGTCCGGCGCGTTCTGGCAGAAGACCTGGAAGGCCGGCGACTTCTACACCACGTACTGGGGCACCAACGACTCGGTCGTCTTCTTCGCCTCCAAGACCATGGTCAGCGACTCCGGGCAGAACGAATCCGGCTGGGCGGACAAGGAGTTCGACGCCGCCTACCGCGAGGTCATCGGCACCAAGGACGAGAAGCAGCGTGCCGTCCACCTCAAGCAGTTGCAGCAGATCGAGTACGACAGCTCCGGCTATCTGCTGTGGGGCATGGCCGACGGCATCGACCTGGCCGCCGCCAAGGTGCACAACCTGCCCAGGCTCGCCGGCTACGGACGCGTCCAGCTCGAAGGCGTGTGGCTGAGTTGA
- a CDS encoding Y4yA family PLP-dependent enzyme, with protein MAVTTTDARPTLPALPDPATDAVVASGLLPELAYAFGGPFHFLLPDAFDANVHGMREVLAAAGVDGFVYFAKKANKAAVFAERAAALGAGVDVASAGELREALGHGVRGEHLVVTGPAKDPRLLCLAVQHGALVAVDALDELDAVITIALSGRVRPARVLLRVLPPAQPHSRFGMTEQELTTAVARCVRAGDALRMEGFSFHLSGYALQPRADRAAHLAALCLAARVKGLEAGRISIGGGLPISYTDADSWHTFLATQRPADYHAGKTFRTEDFYPYHSPLAGAQALAALLATRPENTGSTLADVLRDAGVELLLEPGRALLDRAGATVFTVQGVKDRDGYQLVTVDGTSLSLSEQWFNSEYLPDPLLIPQDADAPAGTFPASVGAATCLESDMLTWRKIPFPRRPRPGDLLLYPNTAGYQMDSNESPFHDLPLPPKVVIDRTDRPRPRWRLDRHFT; from the coding sequence GTGGCAGTGACCACCACCGACGCCCGCCCCACCCTTCCCGCACTGCCCGACCCGGCCACCGACGCGGTCGTGGCCAGTGGCCTGCTGCCCGAACTCGCCTACGCTTTCGGCGGCCCCTTCCACTTCCTGCTGCCCGACGCCTTCGACGCCAACGTGCACGGCATGCGGGAAGTCCTGGCCGCGGCCGGGGTGGACGGCTTCGTGTACTTCGCGAAGAAGGCCAACAAGGCGGCCGTCTTCGCCGAACGCGCCGCTGCCCTGGGCGCCGGAGTGGACGTCGCGTCCGCCGGGGAACTGCGCGAGGCACTCGGCCACGGCGTACGGGGCGAGCACCTCGTGGTGACCGGGCCCGCGAAGGATCCTCGCCTGCTGTGCCTGGCCGTTCAGCACGGCGCGCTCGTCGCCGTCGACGCGCTCGACGAGCTGGACGCGGTCATCACCATCGCGCTGAGCGGGCGGGTGCGCCCCGCCCGGGTCCTGCTGCGCGTCCTGCCTCCCGCCCAGCCGCACTCCCGGTTCGGCATGACCGAGCAGGAGCTGACCACCGCCGTGGCCCGCTGTGTGCGGGCGGGCGACGCGCTGCGGATGGAGGGCTTCAGCTTCCACCTGTCCGGCTACGCCCTCCAGCCCCGCGCCGACCGCGCCGCCCACCTCGCCGCTCTGTGCCTCGCCGCCCGCGTCAAGGGGCTGGAGGCCGGGAGGATCAGTATTGGCGGCGGTCTGCCCATCAGCTACACCGACGCCGACAGCTGGCACACCTTCCTCGCCACGCAGCGCCCGGCCGACTACCACGCCGGAAAGACGTTCCGGACCGAGGACTTCTACCCGTATCACTCTCCACTCGCGGGGGCGCAGGCACTGGCCGCGCTTCTGGCGACGCGGCCCGAGAACACCGGCAGCACCCTGGCCGACGTCCTGCGCGACGCCGGGGTGGAACTGCTCCTCGAACCCGGCCGGGCCCTCCTCGACCGGGCCGGAGCCACGGTCTTCACCGTTCAAGGCGTCAAGGACCGCGACGGCTACCAGCTCGTGACCGTCGACGGCACCAGTCTGAGCCTGTCCGAGCAGTGGTTCAACAGCGAGTACCTGCCGGACCCCCTGCTGATTCCACAGGACGCGGACGCGCCCGCCGGAACGTTCCCGGCGAGCGTCGGCGCCGCCACCTGCCTGGAATCGGACATGCTCACCTGGCGCAAGATCCCTTTCCCCCGCCGCCCCCGCCCCGGCGACCTGCTGCTGTACCCGAACACAGCCGGCTACCAGATGGACTCCAACGAGTCCCCCTTCCACGACCTCCCCCTGCCCCCGAAGGTCGTCATCGACCGGACCGACCGCCCACGGCCCCGCTGGCGCCTGGACCGCCACTTCACCTGA